Proteins encoded in a region of the Gallalistipes aquisgranensis genome:
- a CDS encoding SusC/RagA family TonB-linked outer membrane protein, which translates to MRQRLHSNATRSAAERFTCGIFRAALLCALLLAAGGKGLMAQTSQPKVRGVVLDEKKQPLVGATVLVKGTNRGATTNADGKFSIAAKPNQTLVISMLGFVPQEIPVGKQTQLRVTLKEDTQMIENVVVEIGYGSQRLADLTGTVSRVKMDDIIKAPVASFDQALQGRLAGVQVSSTDGQPGAEMEIVIRGANSLTQSNAPLYVVDGFPIEDFSSAALSASDIASMTVLKDASATAIYGSRGANGVIIIETKQGQVGKPQVTYNGTFGFQQVTKQMELMNPYEFVVYQIERDPSNLDAYLTNPGRTLDYYRTHPGIDWQDRLFRNAFVHMHNISVSGGTKQTRYAISGAAVGQDGVIDNSGYKKYQGRLSLTQQLNKRAQLSLNVNYTEDKSFGQTSSAALSTSNSYATYLMYRTWAYKPVFSKDIAEDELFDDEFDGVASSTMNPIISNKNEDTWKKTATFLANVRLNYEIINDLRLTVRAGYGKKTTRTETFNNSKTYSGYPTVNNTKGVNGLFDERVKTDWMNENTLTYKKEFGKNHRFDATAGFTMQGTHTSRYGFSTQQIPNEFLGMSGMDDGLPYSTTALLSENVLMSWLGRVNYQYKSRYLFTASFRADGSSKFTPANRWGYFPSGAFAWRMGKEKFMRRLKFVDDAKLRISYGVTGNNRVGDFITYPSLTMSDYYSFNNGTPQDAIVQNNLGNSDLTWESTEQIDIGYDLRLFKDRINFTVDLYRKTTRDLLLNANLPYSSGYRTVYKNVGKVRNDGVEFTLSTVNVRTKNFMWTSDFNISFNRGRVLELAEGEENLLSKISFTGDFNATPLYIAQLGGPMASFYGMVWDGVYTYEDFDRDAAGKYTLKKGVPTNGDDRSVIQPGDIKYVDQNGDGVVNDLDRVVIGRCTPVHTGGFNNNFTWKGFNLNVFFQWSYGNDVMNANRIIFEGNYANKNINQFRSYVDHWSPENPTSKNFRPGGQGPRGVYSSRTIEDGSFLRLKTLQLSYTLPKKIVRKIRLNDIQVFVSGQNLWTWTNYSGLDPEVSTRNSALTPGFDYSAYARNKIFTAGLKVVF; encoded by the coding sequence ATGAGACAGAGACTACATTCAAACGCCACACGGAGTGCGGCGGAGCGCTTCACCTGCGGAATCTTCCGCGCGGCGCTCCTCTGCGCGCTGCTGCTGGCCGCGGGAGGGAAAGGCCTGATGGCCCAGACGTCCCAGCCGAAAGTGCGGGGAGTGGTGCTCGACGAGAAGAAACAGCCGCTGGTCGGTGCCACCGTACTCGTGAAAGGCACGAACCGGGGTGCGACCACCAATGCGGACGGCAAATTCTCGATCGCGGCCAAACCCAACCAGACCCTGGTGATCAGCATGCTGGGATTCGTCCCGCAGGAGATCCCCGTCGGGAAACAGACCCAGCTCAGGGTCACCCTGAAGGAGGACACCCAGATGATCGAAAACGTGGTGGTGGAGATCGGGTACGGCAGCCAGCGGCTGGCCGACCTGACGGGAACCGTGAGCCGCGTGAAGATGGACGACATCATCAAGGCGCCGGTCGCCTCGTTCGACCAGGCGCTCCAGGGACGTCTGGCCGGCGTGCAGGTAAGTTCGACGGACGGACAGCCCGGCGCCGAAATGGAGATCGTGATCCGCGGCGCCAACTCCCTGACCCAAAGCAACGCCCCGCTCTACGTGGTGGACGGATTCCCGATCGAGGACTTCTCCAGCGCAGCACTAAGCGCCTCGGACATAGCCTCGATGACCGTGCTCAAGGACGCTTCGGCCACGGCGATCTACGGTTCGCGCGGAGCCAACGGCGTCATCATCATCGAGACGAAACAGGGACAGGTGGGCAAACCGCAGGTGACCTACAACGGCACGTTCGGATTCCAGCAGGTGACCAAACAGATGGAGCTGATGAATCCCTACGAATTCGTGGTCTACCAGATCGAACGCGACCCCTCGAACCTGGACGCCTACCTCACCAACCCCGGTCGCACGCTCGACTACTACCGCACGCATCCGGGCATCGACTGGCAGGACCGTCTGTTCCGCAACGCCTTCGTGCACATGCACAACATCTCGGTGTCGGGCGGAACCAAGCAGACCCGCTACGCCATTTCAGGAGCCGCGGTGGGACAGGACGGCGTGATCGACAACTCGGGCTACAAAAAATATCAGGGGCGCCTGTCGCTGACCCAGCAACTCAACAAGCGGGCCCAGCTGAGCCTCAACGTCAATTACACCGAGGACAAGAGTTTCGGGCAGACCTCGTCGGCGGCCCTCTCCACCTCGAACTCCTACGCCACCTATCTGATGTACCGCACGTGGGCCTACAAGCCCGTCTTCTCGAAGGACATCGCCGAGGACGAGCTCTTCGACGACGAATTCGACGGGGTGGCCTCCTCGACGATGAACCCGATCATCTCGAACAAGAACGAAGACACGTGGAAGAAGACCGCCACGTTCCTGGCGAACGTCCGGCTCAACTATGAGATCATCAATGACCTGCGGCTGACCGTACGGGCCGGATACGGCAAAAAGACCACGCGCACGGAGACCTTCAACAACTCGAAGACCTACTCGGGATACCCCACCGTGAACAACACGAAGGGCGTGAACGGTCTTTTCGACGAACGGGTCAAGACCGACTGGATGAACGAGAACACGCTCACCTACAAGAAGGAGTTCGGCAAGAACCACCGGTTCGACGCGACGGCGGGATTCACCATGCAGGGAACCCACACTTCGCGTTACGGATTCAGCACGCAGCAGATTCCCAACGAATTCCTCGGAATGAGCGGCATGGACGACGGCCTGCCCTACTCGACCACGGCCCTGCTGTCGGAAAACGTGCTGATGTCGTGGCTGGGCAGGGTCAACTACCAGTACAAATCGCGCTACCTGTTCACCGCCTCGTTCCGCGCCGACGGATCGTCGAAGTTCACGCCGGCCAACCGCTGGGGCTATTTCCCCTCGGGCGCCTTCGCCTGGCGCATGGGCAAGGAGAAGTTCATGCGGCGGCTCAAGTTCGTGGACGACGCCAAACTGAGGATCAGCTACGGCGTCACGGGCAACAACCGTGTGGGCGACTTCATCACCTACCCCTCGCTGACCATGTCGGACTACTACTCGTTCAACAACGGCACCCCGCAGGACGCCATCGTCCAGAACAACCTGGGCAACAGCGACCTGACGTGGGAGAGCACCGAACAGATCGACATCGGGTACGACCTGCGGCTGTTCAAGGACCGGATCAACTTCACGGTGGACCTCTACCGGAAAACGACCCGCGACCTGCTGCTGAACGCCAACCTGCCCTACTCGAGCGGTTACAGGACCGTCTACAAAAACGTGGGCAAGGTGCGCAACGACGGCGTGGAATTCACGCTGAGCACCGTCAACGTCCGGACCAAAAACTTCATGTGGACGAGCGACTTCAACATCAGTTTCAACCGGGGGCGGGTGCTCGAACTGGCCGAAGGCGAGGAGAACCTGCTCTCGAAAATCTCCTTTACGGGCGACTTCAACGCCACGCCGCTCTACATCGCCCAGCTCGGCGGCCCGATGGCCTCGTTCTACGGCATGGTGTGGGACGGCGTCTACACCTATGAGGACTTCGACCGGGACGCCGCGGGAAAATACACGCTGAAGAAGGGCGTCCCCACCAACGGCGACGACCGTTCGGTCATCCAGCCCGGAGACATCAAGTATGTCGACCAGAACGGCGACGGCGTGGTCAACGACCTGGACCGGGTGGTCATCGGACGGTGCACCCCCGTCCACACGGGAGGATTCAACAACAACTTCACGTGGAAAGGATTCAACCTGAACGTCTTCTTCCAATGGAGCTACGGCAACGACGTGATGAACGCCAACCGGATCATCTTCGAAGGCAACTACGCCAACAAGAACATCAACCAGTTCCGCAGCTACGTGGACCACTGGTCGCCGGAGAACCCCACGAGCAAGAACTTCCGCCCGGGCGGACAGGGCCCGCGGGGCGTCTACTCGTCGCGCACGATTGAGGACGGTTCGTTCCTGCGGCTCAAGACCCTGCAGCTGAGCTACACGCTCCCGAAAAAGATCGTCCGGAAGATCCGGCTCAACGACATACAGGTCTTCGTCTCGGGACAGAACCTCTGGACCTGGACCAACTATTCGGGACTCGACCCCGAGGTGTCGACCCGCAACAGCGCGCTGACCCCCGGCTTCGACTACTCCGCCTACGCCCGCAACAAGATTTTCACGGCGGGACTGAAAGTCGTCTTCTAA
- a CDS encoding L-fucose isomerase, whose translation MNNKPKIGIRPIIDGRRGGIRESLEEMTMGMAQSVAKLYAEKLRYADGAPVECVIADTTIGGVAEAAAATDKFRDNNVGAVLSVTPCWCYGSETIDMDPLMPKAIWGFNKTQRPGAVYLASALAGHNQKGLPAFGIYGSEVQELDDNSITPDVEEKLLRFGRAAVAVMEMRGKSYLSIGSVSMGIAGSMPDPDFFQEYLGMRNEAVDCSEIARRIELGIYDKEEFKRAMAWVEKHCKTHEGEDLNPEHLRYSREKKDEVWEYVVKMTMIFRDLMVGNPKLAEMGFEEEAAGHNAIAGGFQGQRQWTDFRPDGDFSEAILNTSFDWNGIREAYTFATENDTLNGVSMLFMHLLTNQAQLFSDVRSYWSPEAVERATGKKLAGKAANGIIHLINSGSSTLDASGAMSDAEGNPVMKPFWEITEQDAERCLEATTWHPAGREYMRGGGFSSKFLTRGDMPVTMCRLNLIKGQGPVLQIAEGWTVNVDCAIFEHIDKRTDPSWPTTYFAPRLTGKGAFKSVYDVMNNWGANHGAITYGHIGADLITLASMLRIPVCMHNVPDELVFRPSAWNAFGTHDPEAADFRAAKNFGPLYK comes from the coding sequence ATGAACAACAAACCGAAAATCGGAATCCGCCCGATCATCGACGGGCGCCGGGGCGGTATCCGCGAATCCCTTGAAGAGATGACGATGGGTATGGCCCAAAGCGTTGCAAAACTCTATGCCGAGAAGCTGCGCTATGCCGACGGAGCACCCGTCGAATGTGTCATCGCCGACACGACGATCGGCGGCGTGGCCGAAGCGGCCGCCGCGACCGACAAATTCCGTGACAACAACGTCGGGGCCGTCCTCTCGGTGACCCCCTGCTGGTGCTACGGTTCCGAAACCATCGACATGGACCCGCTGATGCCCAAAGCCATCTGGGGCTTCAACAAAACCCAGCGTCCGGGAGCCGTCTACCTCGCCTCGGCACTGGCCGGGCACAACCAGAAGGGGCTGCCCGCATTCGGCATCTACGGCTCCGAAGTGCAGGAGTTGGACGACAACAGTATCACCCCCGACGTAGAGGAGAAGTTGCTCCGCTTCGGCCGTGCGGCCGTCGCCGTCATGGAGATGCGCGGCAAATCCTACCTATCTATCGGCTCCGTGTCGATGGGCATCGCCGGTTCGATGCCCGACCCCGATTTCTTCCAGGAATATCTGGGTATGCGCAACGAAGCCGTCGATTGCTCGGAAATCGCACGCCGCATCGAACTGGGCATCTATGACAAAGAGGAGTTCAAACGAGCTATGGCCTGGGTCGAAAAGCACTGCAAGACGCACGAAGGTGAGGACCTCAACCCGGAACACCTCCGCTATTCGCGCGAAAAGAAAGACGAGGTGTGGGAGTATGTGGTCAAGATGACGATGATCTTCCGCGACCTGATGGTCGGCAATCCGAAACTCGCCGAAATGGGCTTCGAAGAGGAGGCCGCCGGACACAACGCCATCGCCGGCGGTTTCCAGGGCCAGCGCCAGTGGACCGACTTCCGCCCCGACGGCGACTTCTCGGAAGCCATTCTCAACACGTCGTTCGACTGGAACGGCATCCGCGAAGCCTATACCTTCGCTACCGAGAACGACACGCTGAACGGCGTTTCGATGCTCTTCATGCACCTGCTGACCAATCAGGCACAACTTTTCTCCGACGTCCGCTCCTATTGGAGCCCCGAGGCCGTAGAGCGCGCCACGGGCAAGAAACTGGCGGGCAAAGCCGCGAACGGCATCATCCATCTGATCAACTCGGGAAGCAGCACGCTGGACGCTTCGGGCGCGATGTCCGACGCCGAGGGTAACCCCGTGATGAAACCCTTCTGGGAGATCACCGAACAGGATGCCGAACGGTGCCTCGAAGCGACGACCTGGCACCCGGCCGGCCGCGAATACATGCGCGGCGGCGGTTTCTCGTCGAAGTTCCTCACGCGTGGCGACATGCCGGTCACGATGTGCCGTCTGAACCTGATAAAAGGCCAGGGTCCGGTGCTGCAAATCGCCGAAGGTTGGACCGTGAACGTCGATTGCGCAATCTTCGAGCACATCGACAAACGCACCGATCCCTCGTGGCCCACGACCTACTTCGCACCCCGACTGACGGGCAAGGGAGCTTTCAAGAGCGTCTACGACGTGATGAACAACTGGGGGGCCAACCACGGGGCCATCACCTACGGACACATCGGTGCCGATCTGATAACCCTCGCATCCATGCTCCGGATACCCGTCTGCATGCACAACGTCCCCGACGAACTGGTCTTCAGACCCTCCGCCTGGAACGCCTTCGGCACGCACGACCCCGAAGCCGCCGACTTCAGAGCCGCTAAAAACTTCGGACCGCTGTATAAGTAA
- a CDS encoding sodium:solute symporter: MDITALDYIVFFLFVGGVALFGCSFYFKSRKGSASFTAAEGSLPTWIVGMSIFATFVSSISFLGLPGDAYKGNWNPFVFSLSIPIATWLAAKVFIPLYRGMNSVSAYHYLEVKFGYWARCYVAVCYLLTQLARTGSILLLLALPIHNMFGWDITSIIVWTGVVTLLYTLLGGIAAVVWTDAIQGIILIAGAVACALILTFSMPEGPGQLFQIASEHGKFSLGSFGSSLAEPTFWVVLVYGLFINMQNYGIDQNYVQRYMTTKSTAAAVKSTLFGGLLYIPVSLVFVYIGTALFAYYTARPELLPAGTPGDGVFPHFIVHGLPTGVTGLVIASIFAAGMSTIATSINSSATVVLTDFVKQLSKKEVSDRQSMKVLYSTSFIVGALGVIVGLLMMKVDGVLDAWWKLSSIFSGGMLGLFLLGLVCHKTRRSHVVAAVICGLIVIAWMSLSPLINEGSPFYRFHSPFHTYLTIVFGTTVIFLVGFILTKLGKNTSKQ, translated from the coding sequence ATGGACATCACCGCATTAGACTACATCGTATTCTTCCTTTTCGTGGGGGGCGTGGCCCTGTTCGGCTGCTCCTTCTACTTCAAGAGCCGCAAGGGCTCCGCCTCGTTCACGGCGGCCGAGGGCTCGCTGCCCACCTGGATCGTGGGCATGTCGATCTTCGCCACGTTCGTCAGCAGCATCAGCTTCCTGGGTCTTCCGGGCGACGCCTACAAGGGCAACTGGAACCCCTTCGTGTTCAGCCTCTCGATCCCGATCGCCACGTGGCTGGCGGCCAAGGTCTTCATCCCCCTGTACCGGGGCATGAACTCCGTGTCGGCCTACCACTACCTGGAGGTGAAGTTCGGCTACTGGGCCCGCTGCTACGTGGCCGTCTGCTACCTGCTCACGCAGCTGGCCCGCACGGGGTCGATCCTGCTGCTGCTGGCCCTGCCGATCCACAACATGTTCGGCTGGGACATCACCTCGATCATCGTGTGGACGGGCGTGGTGACGCTGCTCTACACTCTGCTGGGCGGTATCGCCGCCGTGGTGTGGACCGACGCCATCCAGGGGATCATCCTGATCGCCGGGGCCGTGGCCTGCGCCCTGATCCTCACCTTCTCGATGCCCGAGGGGCCCGGACAGCTCTTCCAGATCGCCTCCGAGCACGGTAAGTTCAGCCTCGGGAGCTTCGGCAGCAGCCTCGCCGAACCCACCTTCTGGGTGGTGCTCGTCTACGGACTGTTCATCAACATGCAGAACTACGGCATCGACCAAAACTACGTACAGCGCTACATGACCACCAAATCGACGGCGGCGGCCGTGAAGTCCACCCTCTTCGGGGGGCTGCTCTACATCCCCGTGTCGCTGGTGTTCGTCTACATCGGGACGGCGCTGTTCGCCTACTACACGGCACGGCCCGAGCTGCTGCCGGCCGGCACGCCCGGCGACGGGGTCTTCCCCCACTTCATCGTGCACGGGCTGCCCACGGGCGTGACGGGACTGGTGATCGCCTCGATCTTCGCCGCCGGCATGAGCACCATCGCCACGAGCATCAACTCCTCGGCCACGGTGGTGCTGACGGACTTCGTGAAGCAGCTCTCCAAAAAGGAGGTGTCGGACCGGCAGAGCATGAAGGTGCTCTACTCGACCTCCTTCATCGTGGGGGCGCTGGGCGTGATCGTCGGGCTGCTGATGATGAAGGTGGACGGCGTGCTGGACGCCTGGTGGAAGCTCTCCTCGATCTTCAGCGGCGGCATGCTGGGGCTCTTCCTGCTGGGACTGGTGTGCCACAAGACCCGTCGCAGCCATGTGGTAGCCGCCGTGATCTGCGGGCTGATCGTGATCGCCTGGATGAGCCTCAGCCCCCTGATCAACGAGGGCTCGCCCTTCTACCGCTTCCACAGTCCGTTCCACACCTATCTGACCATCGTGTTCGGAACCACGGTGATCTTCCTGGTCGGCTTCATCCTGACCAAACTCGGTAAAAACACTTCGAAACAATAA